The genomic region CAGTTTCCCGACAATCAAAAGCGGATGTGGGCTGCCTACTACGCAGCGATCACGTTCATGGACGATCAAGTCGGCCGCATCCTCGATGAGGTCGAGCGACTTGGTTTGCACGAAAACACAGCGGTGGTCTTCACCAGCGACCATGGCTACCATTTGGGTGACCACACGTTCTGGCAAAAGTCGAACGTCCACGAGGAGGTTATCCGCGTTCCGCTCATTATCTCGGCACCTGGATACCAACCAGGCCGAACGGATTCCATCGCCGAATTAGTTGATCTGTATCCGACGCTCTCGGAGCTCGTGGGGGTGGACGTGCCGGCGGACGTCCAAGGGCTCAGTCTCGTGCCAATCTTGAAAGATCCCACCGCGCAGCTGAAAGAGGGGGCCCTCTCTTTCTCAAATGGACATTCGTGGCGAACCAATGACTGGGCCTATATGCGTTATAATGACGGGTCTGAAGAACTCTACGACATGCAGCATGACCCTGAACAAATCACCAATTTGGCGGGCGATCAGGAGCATGAGATGGTGCTAGAACGCCTCCGTACGGAGCTCCTCGCACGGCTCGAAAATGCAGGGATCAAACGCATAAATCGTCGTCAAACGACGCCAGCTCGTTGAAGTCTTTACTGCTGTCCTCGCACTCAACTCGAATACCTCTCCTCTCAACTCAATCTATGATGACACTCGCCCATCGAATCCTCGTCCTGATCGCGTTGATCGCATCCAACTGCGTAAACTCTGAATTCGCAAACGCTGACGAAGAGCGTCCCAACATCGTCTTCCTATTCAGTGACGATCTGACCACCCAAGCAATCTCGGCTTATCATTACGGTCTGGACCTGCCTCCAACGCCCAATCTGGATCGTATCGCCAAGGAAGGGATGCTGTTCGAAAACAGTTTTTGTGGAAACAGTATCTGCACGCCCTCACGGGCGACCGTCATGACCGGTTTGCACAGTCATAAAAACGGGATTGTAAACCTGTCCGGAGCCTTGGATCCTGAAAGCCCGACATGGCCAAAACGGCTCCATCAAAGTGGGTACACCACAGCCATTTTCGGCAAGTGGCATATGAAAACCAAGCCGCAAGGTTTCGACGCCTGGGAAGTCTTCAGTGGTCAGGGAAACTATTACAACCCCGACCTCCACGGCCCCAACGGTAGCCGTCGGATCGAAGGACACTCCACTGACATCGTTACCGACATTGCGTTGGATTGGCTCGAGAACCGAGATAAGACTAAGCCGTTCGCGTTGATGATTCAGCACAAGGCACCGCACCGAAATTGGAAACCGTCCATTCAGGAATTGGAACTTTATCGGGACATCACCTTCCCCGAGCCCTCCTCGCTTTTCGACGACTACGAGGGAAGGGTCGCCGCGTCAAATCACAAGATGGGAATCGACAGCGACATGACCATGGCATCGGATCTGATGATGTTCGATGGCGATCAAGCAAAAAACGTATTAAGTCGACTCACACCGCAACAACGCGACGCCTATCTGGCTGCATTCGAAAGCGAGAATACTGAATTCCTAGCCAATCCTCCTACCGGAAAGGAACTGGTCCGGTGGAAGTACCAGCGTTACATGAAGAACTATCTTCGCTGCGTTGCCGGTGTGGACCGCAACGTGGGACGAGTTCTCGACAAACTGGATTCACTGAATCTGAATGAGAACACCATCGTCGTTTACTGCGCTGACCAGGGATTCTATTTAGGAGAACACGGTTGGTTTGATAAACGTTGGGCTTATGAAGAATCTCTCAAGATGCCCCTGATCGTTCGTTGGCCTGGAATGGTCAAACCAGGCACCCGATCGGCTGCGATGGTTCAAAACATCGACTATGCGCCTACGCTGCTTGAGGCGGCAGGAGTCAAAACGGACTGGCCGGTACAGGGGATCAGCTTGCTGCCCCTGCTGAGCAATGGCGGTGTTGCACCTGACGACTGGCGCAAGACGATTTATTATCGCTACATCGACCGAGGGCACGGAGTCGCCCAGCACAGTGCGATCCGCACCAACACCCACAAGCTCCTGCACTTTGACCAGCCTCGCAATGCTGCAGAGGAGGCAAGTATCTGGGAACTTTAC from Allorhodopirellula heiligendammensis harbors:
- a CDS encoding sulfatase family protein produces the protein MMTLAHRILVLIALIASNCVNSEFANADEERPNIVFLFSDDLTTQAISAYHYGLDLPPTPNLDRIAKEGMLFENSFCGNSICTPSRATVMTGLHSHKNGIVNLSGALDPESPTWPKRLHQSGYTTAIFGKWHMKTKPQGFDAWEVFSGQGNYYNPDLHGPNGSRRIEGHSTDIVTDIALDWLENRDKTKPFALMIQHKAPHRNWKPSIQELELYRDITFPEPSSLFDDYEGRVAASNHKMGIDSDMTMASDLMMFDGDQAKNVLSRLTPQQRDAYLAAFESENTEFLANPPTGKELVRWKYQRYMKNYLRCVAGVDRNVGRVLDKLDSLNLNENTIVVYCADQGFYLGEHGWFDKRWAYEESLKMPLIVRWPGMVKPGTRSAAMVQNIDYAPTLLEAAGVKTDWPVQGISLLPLLSNGGVAPDDWRKTIYYRYIDRGHGVAQHSAIRTNTHKLLHFDQPRNAAEEASIWELYDLQNDPQEMTNLAGDPAQATKLESMKQLYWETRKRYDDTDESLWTNQRTRRFDPEDYIVPPRRR